The region GGGAAAATTTGGTACACACCATATTATAACTCTGAAACCGTCATGATTGACACAGGTAGCGGTACTGCTGATTATGAAGATGGTGTACGTGCCATTTATGTTTTCAACCCAGATGGAACCGAAGCCAGTTTTTCACCTATCATACAATTAACTGTTGATGGTGTGACAGATACACTTCAGAATTCAAATCGTGGGCTGAGGACAGACGATAACGGTAATATCGTCGCCGGTTCCTGGTGTACGTTTTATCGCATCAATCATCTAACTGGTGAAGGTATGGACAAAATAACACCTTACCCAACGGCTGATCCAGATGATGATCCATGGGATGGAGAATCCATTACTGCCGCTGCTTTTGATGATGATGGCAACATGTACTGTAACGCTGTTGTTGCCAGTGCTGGTCCTATCAATGCCTATGATGCAGATTGGGAATTAATTGATAATCTGGTGCCTGCCGATATGCTCGGTGGTTACTCACGTACCATCGAAGTTGCTCCTGATGGAAGTGCAATCTATCATTGCAATTTCACTGGTAGCCACGGACTGGTCCGTTTCAATAGCAGCACCGGCGATGTCTATGGTGATTTCACCGCTGATATTGATTCACTTTTTCCAGGTCTTTCTGTAGAAGCAACCGGTTGGGATCCAGCTGGTCGTCTGTGGGTTGGTAACACAGGTGGTGCAGCCTTCCAAAACTGTGGTTTCTATGCTTTTGATCCAGCCACGGATACAATGGTTGACAGTTTCATCGTTGGTGCTTCCATGGTTGCTCTTGGTATCAAACCTCGTGGTATTGATTTTGCCGCTGATGGTAACACTGCCTACGTCACATTTTTCAATAGCTGGGACAATCCTGCTATTTTCAAAATTGAAAAAGATGTTGTTGGCGTATGGGAACATACTGGTACTATGATTAGTGGCTATGCTCTAAAAGCTAACTATCCAAATCCTTTCAACCCAAGCACCAAGCTTGATGTTGTCTTGAAGGATGGTGGCGTAGCTGATCTTCGCATCTATGACATGCGCGGAGCAGAAGTTGCTGTATTGAACAACAGCTATCTCTCAGCTGGCGAACATACATTCACCTTTGATGCTTCTCAATTTGCAGCTGGTGTCTATATCGCTAAATTTACAGCCAATGGAGCCATGTATACTCAAAGCATGACTTTGGTTAAGTAATTAACCGTTATTGTTTGAAGAAGGGGCTGTTAATTCAGCCCCTTTTTTTTCATTATTTTTAAGTACCGCATTTTTTCATTCCCCTTGGCTTACATTAGCGGGTGAAAAAAATGGAGTCCCACATGAAGAAACAACTATTCGCAATATTGACTGTTCTATTTGTCGTGCAACAAATCATGGCCCAGCCCACCAACGATGAGTGGCGGTCTACCTGGGTTATTACCTGGGAGCATATAAATGCTGGAAGCACAGTCGCTCAAAATCAGGCTCGCGTAAGAGAAATTTTAGATAATCATGTTGAAGCCAACATGAACGCAGTCCTATGGCAAGCCCGCCAGGGCGGAACAGCCTATTATAATTCATCATTTGAACCCTGGGGGTATTACGCAGGGGGTTCTTATCCAGGTTATGATCCACTGGCATACGCCGTCGAACAGGCACATATGCGGGGGTTGGAGCTACACGCCTGGTTTAACACTTTTCAAGCGGCATCAACCGCTCCGGGAACACCAGCCGGGGATCACCCCGAATGGGTTTGCCGGGATCAGCAGGATATCCCCATGCCATCCAGTAGAGCACTATCTCCTGGATTGCCTGAAGTACGAGAATATCTCGTAGATGTCGCCATGGAGATAGTCAATAATTACGATATTGATGGGATCCACCTCGATTATGTACGCTGGAACGAATACAGCGATTTGTTGTTCAGACAACCACACCCTGATCCCGTAGCTGAGATCAGTCAGCTTGATCAAGTCCCAGATCCGACCATGATGCTGAACTTACTCGATCCACAAAGCGGTCGTTATCTATATGATATTGATCATCCCTACAGCGGTGGAATACCTGAGGGTTATGCAAGCTGGCCTGAGTTCTGGAGATCCTCTGTTACCAGTCTGGTTGAAGCTCTGCACGATTCTATTCAGACCCAGAAGCCCTATGTGCGTCTGTCTGTTGCTGCGCTGGGGAAATACAATTGGTCTGGGTGGAACGGGTATAATGTGGTCTATCAAGATGCTGCAAAATGGTTTAATGATGGTAGTATCGACCAACTCACACCCATGCACTATCACTGGCTGACAGCCACTTCATTTATTGGCATGCTGCAAGGCAACTGCCCTGATTGTTGGAGTGAGTATATTCAGCCCGGGATTACGGCTGGACGCCTCTTTACGGCAGGTCCTGGCTCTTATTTAATGGTGGATAGCTGGGGAAATCATACCAGTATTATTAATGCGGTCAGAAATGTCAGTTGGGTTGATGGTTTCCAGTTTTTCTCATATGGCAGCTGGAAGGACTTTGATTATTTCGACAATGCCGGGGCTGGATTCTTTGCCAAAAAGACCAAGGTTCGTGATACGGGCCTCATCCTGGATGCCACCCCAGGCACCCCTGGTATTAGTCTGACTCAATTAGATGAACTAAACATCCAGCTAGATATTGCACCGCCAGCCGGTCTATCTGAGGACCAATGGTTTGTGGTTTATCGGGATGCACTGAATAGTATCGATCAGGATCAATCCACAATTGTTGATGTTCATTTTGGACAGGATAATTACAGCATAGTTGACGCCTTTGATGGCAATCAGGATCATAACGCTGAATACTATTATGCCTCCACCATGCTGGATCGGTACTGGAATGAATCCCTTACCTCAAACATAGTAGTGTCAGCCCCATTACCATCGTATGCACCACAAGTTGCAGATATCCTACCAACGGATGGAGATACAGTAAGTGTGGTCGATATCATTGATATCAACTTTAGCAAGACCATGGACATTGCCAGTGTGAATGCCGCCATTGTATTCACACCTGACATTGAGATGGATGATTACTTATGGAGTCCTGGTGATAAAAGACTGAGACTTTATGTAGATGGTCATTATGAATTTGGTACGACCTATACTCTGACCATCGGTGCCACATCAATGGACGTAAATGGTGTGCAACTTGATGGAAATGGGGATGGGGTCCCCGGAGATGCCTACTCAATTAGCTTCTCAACTCATAGTGTGGATTTAACCGGACCAGAAATCAGGTCCATGTTTCCTGATCCAGCTGCCGGTGTAGATTCCTTTGATGTGATGGGGGTTCTCAGCTTCACATTCAACGAACTGCTGGATCCAGCTACTGTAAATGAAACCAATGTCACCTTAATGATGGGGGATGAACAGATTGAAATTGATCCTGTTCATTCAGCCAATGAAGTCAGATCCATTATTGATGTTCGAGCTGAAGAACCACTAATTGGTGGCGAGACCTATTCGCTTCATCTAAACACATCCATAACGGATACTGCCGGGAATGCCATGGTTGAAGAAGTGACTGTCAGCTTTGTAACCCAATTGAATCATTACACCGAGTCCATTCTCATCGATGATATGCGCGGAACCCTGGGATCGTGGGCTGCCCCTGGATATAGCGGTACCACTGCTGGAATTCTCGGTTCTCTCACAGAATTTGAGTATACCAATCTGGTCTACCTGCCTGCATCCTATGATTATAGCTCAAGGAAGAAATCTGCTTATCTGAAATACGCCTGGGATCCTGAATATGATGGGGGAGCAGGTCCGTATATGATCAGGGAATATCTATCCGGTGGAGCAGCGCGGGATGTTGTCTTCGATAATTCATACATTTTGCAATGCTTTGTCTATGGAGATGCCAGCGGAAACAGGCTGCGTTTTGCATTGGATGAAAAAATTGGTGTTTCCTGGCCCAATCATGAAGTATCCCTTTATCATGTTGTGGATTGGGAAGGTTGGAGACTGCTTGAATGGGATTTGAGCGATCCGGAACTGGTGGGAATCTGGATTGGCAACGAAATACTTGATGGAGATGGGTATCGTATCGATAGTTTTCAATTATCCTATGA is a window of Candidatus Neomarinimicrobiota bacterium DNA encoding:
- a CDS encoding family 10 glycosylhydrolase; amino-acid sequence: MKKQLFAILTVLFVVQQIMAQPTNDEWRSTWVITWEHINAGSTVAQNQARVREILDNHVEANMNAVLWQARQGGTAYYNSSFEPWGYYAGGSYPGYDPLAYAVEQAHMRGLELHAWFNTFQAASTAPGTPAGDHPEWVCRDQQDIPMPSSRALSPGLPEVREYLVDVAMEIVNNYDIDGIHLDYVRWNEYSDLLFRQPHPDPVAEISQLDQVPDPTMMLNLLDPQSGRYLYDIDHPYSGGIPEGYASWPEFWRSSVTSLVEALHDSIQTQKPYVRLSVAALGKYNWSGWNGYNVVYQDAAKWFNDGSIDQLTPMHYHWLTATSFIGMLQGNCPDCWSEYIQPGITAGRLFTAGPGSYLMVDSWGNHTSIINAVRNVSWVDGFQFFSYGSWKDFDYFDNAGAGFFAKKTKVRDTGLILDATPGTPGISLTQLDELNIQLDIAPPAGLSEDQWFVVYRDALNSIDQDQSTIVDVHFGQDNYSIVDAFDGNQDHNAEYYYASTMLDRYWNESLTSNIVVSAPLPSYAPQVADILPTDGDTVSVVDIIDINFSKTMDIASVNAAIVFTPDIEMDDYLWSPGDKRLRLYVDGHYEFGTTYTLTIGATSMDVNGVQLDGNGDGVPGDAYSISFSTHSVDLTGPEIRSMFPDPAAGVDSFDVMGVLSFTFNELLDPATVNETNVTLMMGDEQIEIDPVHSANEVRSIIDVRAEEPLIGGETYSLHLNTSITDTAGNAMVEEVTVSFVTQLNHYTESILIDDMRGTLGSWAAPGYSGTTAGILGSLTEFEYTNLVYLPASYDYSSRKKSAYLKYAWDPEYDGGAGPYMIREYLSGGAARDVVFDNSYILQCFVYGDASGNRLRFALDEKIGVSWPNHEVSLYHVVDWEGWRLLEWDLSDPELVGIWIGNEILDGDGYRIDSFQLSYDEEAGDAAGQIHFDELRVVKKMGGVSIDPSLETQLPAQVSLYQNYPNPFNPETVISFDLPSSMQTQISIFDIRGRELEILVNDNLPSGKHTLHFDGSAYAAGVYMVVLETEFGTQAKRMLLLK
- a CDS encoding T9SS type A sorting domain-containing protein; amino-acid sequence: MKRTVTMMLILSLFAFSAYGQYWGGWTGGLGTEAADTLDAYGQGLAVDGAGKIWYTPYYNSETVMIDTGSGTADYEDGVRAIYVFNPDGTEASFSPIIQLTVDGVTDTLQNSNRGLRTDDNGNIVAGSWCTFYRINHLTGEGMDKITPYPTADPDDDPWDGESITAAAFDDDGNMYCNAVVASAGPINAYDADWELIDNLVPADMLGGYSRTIEVAPDGSAIYHCNFTGSHGLVRFNSSTGDVYGDFTADIDSLFPGLSVEATGWDPAGRLWVGNTGGAAFQNCGFYAFDPATDTMVDSFIVGASMVALGIKPRGIDFAADGNTAYVTFFNSWDNPAIFKIEKDVVGVWEHTGTMISGYALKANYPNPFNPSTKLDVVLKDGGVADLRIYDMRGAEVAVLNNSYLSAGEHTFTFDASQFAAGVYIAKFTANGAMYTQSMTLVK